From the Bacilli bacterium genome, one window contains:
- a CDS encoding esterase, with product PLHKGRRTMVWNIQITDAAGKLICISRCTVAIIKKDPA from the coding sequence CCCCTTTGCATAAAGGCAGGAGAACAATGGTGTGGAATATTCAAATTACCGACGCGGCAGGCAAGTTGATTTGCATTTCCCGCTGCACCGTCGCCATTATAAAAAAAGACCCCGCTTAG